The following coding sequences are from one Sylvia atricapilla isolate bSylAtr1 chromosome 23, bSylAtr1.pri, whole genome shotgun sequence window:
- the BSX gene encoding brain-specific homeobox protein homolog → MNINFTAPVHPVSTGRPTSFFIEDILLHKPKALRELPPEPFPGSLASRVPLLDYGYPLMPAPSLLAPHPHPALHKPEHHHHHQPYFLTASGVPVPALFQHHAHAELPGKHCRRRKARTVFSDSQLSGLEKRFEIQRYLSTPERVELATALSLSETQVKTWFQNRRMKHKKQLRKTQDDPKQAAGEESREQSSPEPELPEPAGAEPRKAPAAPFLLQDPEDEVDILEDGDMCPHRL, encoded by the exons ATGAACATCAACTTCACGGCTCCGGTGCACCCGGTGTCCACGGGCAGGCCCACGTCCTTCTTCATCGAGGACATCCTCCTGCACAAGCCCAAAGCCCTGCGGGAGCTGCCCCCCGAGCCCTTCCCCGGCTCCCTGGCCTCCCGAGTGCCCCTCTTGGACTATGGGTACCCCCTGATGCCCGCCCCGAGCCTGCTGGCGCCGCACCCGCACCCCGCCCTGCACAAGCCGGagcatcaccaccaccaccagccctATTTCCTCACCGCCTCGG GAGTGCCCGTGCCCGCGCTGTTCCAGCACCACGCTCACGCCGAGCTGCCCGGGAAGCACTGCCGCCGCCGCAAAGCCCGCACCGTCTTCTCCGACTCGCAGCTCTCGGGCCTGGAGAAGAGGTTTGAGATCCAGAGGTACCTCTCCACGCCCGAGCGGGTGGAGCTGGCCACGGCGCTCAGCCTCTCCGAGACGCAG gtGAAAACCTGGTTCCAGAACCGCCGCATGAAGcacaaaaagcagctgaggaagaCTCAGGACGACCCGAAGCAGGCGGCCGGGGAGGAGAGCCGCGAGCAGAGCTCCCCGGAGCCCGAGCTGCCCGAACCGGCCGGAGCAGAGCCCCGCAAGGCTCCCGCCgctcctttcctgctgcaggaccCCGAGGACGAGGTGGACATCCTGGAGGACGGGGACATGTGCCCCCACCGCCTCTAG